One Nonomuraea rubra DNA window includes the following coding sequences:
- a CDS encoding protein phosphatase 2C domain-containing protein: MPLMYVPGIARVHYDSIQNGRHTQADYVAVLDGAWALAVAVCDGAGDDCDAADAAQISAQIAAAVTGSTNSGVQGLHAARTYLQQRNEDAPPGQEGITTAVVAAITPGFLDMAWVGDSPAWAARLDGKVVPLTVPSCHPCGTPCNVEEKHEAEGRWPHRLLTDTGDYARLIIATDGLTAHLPLAGRADHMNAMLDDLARLASPDLSGEYVAASLLDMARQSRDPDNTTVAVIDLLTHEGEPA; this comes from the coding sequence ATGCCCCTCATGTACGTGCCAGGCATCGCCCGCGTCCACTACGACAGCATCCAGAATGGCCGCCACACCCAGGCCGACTACGTGGCCGTGCTCGACGGCGCGTGGGCGCTGGCCGTGGCGGTGTGCGACGGCGCTGGCGACGACTGCGACGCGGCCGACGCCGCCCAGATCAGCGCACAGATCGCCGCGGCGGTCACCGGCTCCACCAACAGCGGCGTCCAGGGCCTGCACGCTGCTCGCACCTACCTGCAGCAGCGCAACGAGGACGCTCCGCCCGGACAGGAGGGCATCACCACGGCGGTCGTAGCCGCGATCACCCCGGGCTTCCTCGACATGGCGTGGGTCGGCGACTCACCCGCCTGGGCGGCGCGCCTGGACGGCAAGGTCGTCCCCCTGACCGTCCCGTCCTGCCATCCCTGCGGCACCCCGTGCAACGTCGAGGAGAAGCACGAGGCGGAAGGCCGCTGGCCGCACCGCCTGCTCACCGACACCGGCGACTACGCCCGCCTCATCATCGCGACGGACGGTCTGACCGCGCACCTGCCCCTCGCAGGCCGGGCCGACCACATGAACGCGATGCTCGACGACCTGGCGCGCCTCGCCTCGCCTGACCTGTCCGGCGAATATGTCGCGGCATCGCTGCTCGACATGGCCAGGCAGAGCCGCGACCCCGACAACACGACAGTCGCCGTGATCGACCTCCTGACGCACGAGGGCGAGCCAGCGTGA
- a CDS encoding DUF3560 domain-containing protein: MITISHTHEEGTLVDGTVKGDGAWEILRKHGFHFFPSIKMIGIRQSRDQVAKRWKINGAAQALREAGFEVVVEIDDAPRDRAQVLADQAERLDDRRDALAAKAQRHAGNAAAAADRANQISERFAGGQPILIGHHSERGARRDQKRMDSAMRKSVEEDRTAQEAARRANAVGSQAAYSARPRVTARRIKRLEADLRRVERGLDGYTRTFRKHDGTPYYVEEHKPATGEYREQLLAQKEHIENQLAYDRQQLAAATGQGEFVEWGKHNIHVGDRVWAWGYNGLALKTNPTTVKLDFRDHWQPKVNYTDVLKVECPHGDEPAVTAPNEPARVRPAASKVDVPKLDTDKLKAAANVADSVRVGRGREAFVSPPAVVDTLMDLADIWPGMTVLEPSAGTGNIALAAVERGAVVDCVEIDYNLATVLTSRVPSANATSVRDFLDVDPAERDGYDRVVMNPPFSGGKDIAHVTHALGFLKPGGRLVGVMAAGVLHQKFKAAERFRALVEGRGGWFEELPEGSFAPATGVNTVVVVIPAQ; the protein is encoded by the coding sequence GTGATCACGATCAGCCACACCCACGAGGAAGGCACCCTCGTGGACGGCACCGTCAAGGGCGACGGTGCCTGGGAGATCCTGCGCAAGCACGGCTTCCACTTCTTCCCCTCCATCAAGATGATCGGGATTCGGCAGTCCCGGGACCAGGTGGCCAAGCGGTGGAAGATCAACGGCGCGGCCCAAGCCCTGCGCGAGGCCGGGTTCGAGGTCGTCGTCGAGATCGACGACGCCCCGCGCGACCGCGCCCAGGTCCTCGCCGACCAGGCGGAACGGCTGGACGACCGGCGCGACGCGCTCGCGGCCAAGGCGCAGCGCCACGCAGGCAACGCAGCGGCGGCTGCCGACCGGGCCAACCAGATCTCGGAGCGGTTCGCGGGCGGGCAGCCGATCCTCATCGGGCACCACTCCGAGCGCGGAGCCCGGCGCGACCAGAAGCGCATGGACTCCGCCATGCGCAAGAGCGTCGAGGAGGACAGGACCGCGCAGGAGGCAGCCCGCCGCGCCAACGCGGTCGGCAGTCAGGCCGCCTACTCCGCGAGGCCGCGCGTGACCGCCCGCCGGATCAAGCGGTTGGAGGCGGACCTGCGGCGGGTGGAGCGCGGCCTCGACGGCTACACGCGAACGTTCCGCAAGCACGACGGCACGCCGTACTACGTCGAGGAGCACAAGCCCGCGACGGGCGAGTACCGCGAACAGCTCCTCGCGCAGAAGGAGCACATCGAAAACCAGCTCGCCTACGACCGGCAGCAGCTCGCCGCCGCCACCGGCCAAGGCGAGTTCGTCGAGTGGGGCAAGCACAACATCCACGTCGGCGACCGCGTGTGGGCCTGGGGGTACAACGGGCTCGCCCTCAAGACGAACCCCACCACGGTCAAGCTCGACTTCCGGGATCACTGGCAGCCGAAGGTGAACTACACCGACGTTCTGAAGGTCGAGTGCCCGCACGGCGACGAGCCCGCGGTGACCGCTCCGAACGAGCCTGCGCGCGTCCGGCCGGCGGCGTCGAAGGTGGACGTGCCGAAGCTCGACACGGACAAGCTCAAGGCCGCAGCGAACGTGGCCGACAGCGTGCGCGTCGGCCGGGGCCGGGAAGCGTTCGTGTCCCCGCCCGCCGTGGTGGACACGCTCATGGACCTGGCCGACATCTGGCCCGGCATGACGGTTCTGGAACCCTCAGCAGGCACCGGGAACATCGCACTGGCGGCCGTCGAGCGGGGCGCTGTCGTGGATTGCGTCGAGATTGATTACAACCTGGCGACCGTCCTGACCAGCCGCGTCCCCAGCGCGAACGCCACCTCTGTCCGTGACTTCCTGGACGTCGATCCGGCCGAGCGTGACGGCTATGACCGGGTTGTGATGAATCCGCCGTTCTCTGGCGGCAAGGACATCGCGCACGTCACCCACGCGCTCGGCTTCCTCAAGCCGGGCGGGCGTCTCGTCGGGGTGATGGCCGCTGGGGTGCTGCACCAGAAGTTCAAGGCCGCCGAGCGGTTCCGCGCCCTGGTCGAGGGGCGCGGCGGCTGGTTCGAGGAACTGCCCGAGGGGTCGTTCGCCCCCGCGACCGGCGTCAACACGGTCGTCGTGGTCATCCCCGCGCAGTAG
- a CDS encoding tyrosine-type recombinase/integrase, which produces MARVRDLWFTTVKGPDGKPVRKKTAKHPDNGGNPDANRWQGVWIGPDGREKTATRRVKDAARKYARKMEEDLERGEYIDPAAGNAQFDAYGQRWLSSRTGIDPASLIRYESMYRLHIGPKFGKRKVGSIKPSEVQEFLAELGERYEASTPITALLVLQGILDLAVADEKIKKNPAKADIVKAPAHAYKKVVPWADSVVLAIIAAHPAHLRAMPVLGAGCGMRAGEWFGLALEDVDFEEMTIHVRRQVKKLRSDFVFALPKRDKERTIPMSRWVAEHLRAHIEAHTPRPYTLPWEKPAGKPRTHDLLFRWATDDLHVRHRNYDETVWKPALVAAGVIPEPVKDTQGRRRYLTTRQQGTHQLRHYFASVTLAGGVTIKDLSEYLGHADPALTLRVYAHMLPSSHDRVREAIDRQFRQPDGR; this is translated from the coding sequence ATGGCCCGTGTCAGAGACCTGTGGTTCACGACGGTCAAAGGACCTGACGGCAAGCCCGTCCGGAAGAAGACCGCGAAGCACCCCGACAACGGCGGCAACCCGGACGCGAACCGGTGGCAGGGCGTGTGGATCGGCCCGGACGGTAGGGAGAAGACCGCCACGCGGCGCGTCAAGGACGCCGCCAGGAAGTACGCCCGGAAGATGGAAGAGGACCTGGAGCGAGGCGAGTACATCGACCCCGCCGCTGGCAATGCCCAGTTCGACGCCTACGGGCAGCGATGGCTATCCTCCCGTACCGGCATCGACCCGGCCTCTCTCATCCGATACGAGTCGATGTACCGGCTTCACATCGGCCCGAAGTTCGGGAAACGCAAGGTTGGGTCGATCAAGCCGTCCGAAGTCCAGGAGTTCCTGGCTGAACTCGGCGAGCGGTACGAGGCCTCAACACCGATTACGGCACTCCTCGTTCTGCAGGGCATCCTCGATCTCGCCGTTGCCGACGAGAAGATTAAGAAGAACCCAGCAAAGGCCGACATCGTCAAGGCACCTGCGCACGCGTACAAGAAGGTGGTCCCGTGGGCGGACTCGGTGGTTCTCGCGATCATCGCCGCCCATCCGGCGCACCTGCGAGCCATGCCCGTTCTCGGGGCTGGATGCGGCATGCGGGCAGGCGAGTGGTTCGGCCTCGCCCTCGAGGACGTGGATTTCGAGGAGATGACCATTCATGTGCGGCGCCAGGTCAAGAAGCTGAGGAGTGACTTCGTTTTCGCCCTGCCGAAAAGGGACAAGGAGCGCACGATTCCCATGTCTCGATGGGTTGCAGAGCATCTGCGTGCGCACATCGAGGCCCACACGCCACGGCCATACACCCTGCCCTGGGAGAAACCCGCTGGGAAGCCGCGTACTCACGACCTGCTGTTCCGGTGGGCGACCGACGATTTACACGTTCGACATCGCAACTACGACGAGACCGTCTGGAAACCCGCGCTCGTCGCGGCCGGAGTCATTCCAGAGCCGGTCAAGGACACACAAGGCCGGCGACGCTACCTCACCACGCGGCAGCAAGGCACACACCAGCTCCGTCACTACTTCGCCAGCGTGACCCTGGCAGGTGGTGTGACGATCAAGGACCTGTCCGAGTACTTGGGTCACGCCGATCCAGCGCTTACTCTGCGTGTCTACGCCCATATGCTGCCTTCGTCTCACGACCGGGTCCGCGAAGCCATTGATCGGCAGTTCCGGCAACCCGAT